Part of the Arvicola amphibius chromosome 17, mArvAmp1.2, whole genome shotgun sequence genome is shown below.
aaggcctgcgccaccacctcAGCTACCCAGCCCTTTTTTTTGACTCTCAGTGCTCCCTCTCCATGCTATACATCTTCCCTGGTCACCAACCGTTTCCTGGAGTCCAACCTCCAATGTTCCTGCTTTGGTCCCATGTCACCCCCATCTGACCAGGCCTTGGAGCCAGTAGATTGCCCCCATTGCCTGTCGACAGTCTGTTCGGGAAGCGCCTCACCCAGCATCGTGGCATCCAGTTCAGTGCTGCAGGGGGTTGGCATGGGACTGGGTTCTGTGGTCACTGGTGACACAGTGGGAATCTCAAtctcttccttctcatcctctGTCTCTGGGCTCTTCTTGCCTGCAAAGTGAAGTAAGGCACCATAGGGGAAGAAGTCCAAACAAACACTCAAGTCTACTGTAAGCTCTGCTCAGTGACCCcatagagagggaaaggggaattCTAAGGAGTTTCCCTCTGTGGTCAGCAATATACAGGAGACAGCTTAGTTTTGAGAAGCCCCAGAGAAGGAAGTTTCCTGGAATATACATCTTCAAGAATAtggttgccaggcagtggtggtgcacacctaaaggttaaaatcccagcactagaggcaggcgggtctccgTGAGTCTCagttcagcctggactacacagcaagtcccaggacagccagagctacaaaataaagaccctgtctcaaaacaacaaacaacaacaaaagaattaggATGTGATGGGGAGAAAGGccaggaaggaaaaacagacatAGAAGAGTCAAAAATAGAGACAGTATTTGAAGATGAATAGCTTGAAGAActggacagaggaagagaagaaaaaaaagccatttcaCTCCATGAAAGCTAGTATTGTCTCCTTGAGCCTAGAGAGCTATTAGTCAGACTGACTCTCATGCTCACCATAGAGAGCCTGGATCCCTGCCACATCATCTGGGTGCAGCTTGAAGTAGGGCTGGTAGCCAGCATAGACAGGGGCCATGAGTGCTTGAGTGTATCGGGAGTGCCCAAGGCCCAAGGCGTGACCCACTTCATGGGCTGCGATGATGCGCAGGTTCACCCCTCGGTAGGTCCCCTCAGTCCAGAGTTCATCTCTGTCGAAGTGTACACTGCCAAGTTCTGGGATGTCGGCGTGGGCCAGGACCTTTCCTGGAGAACGGCAAAAGCAGACAGTAATGTGAGCGCCCACAACAACAGAGCACTCTTTGCTGGCTATACACTCGAGCTACTTTCAAGAGTAACaacacatctgtaatcacagcacttggaaggtggacatggcaggatcagaagttcaagattagcctcagctacatagaaggGTTTAtgtcaatctggtctacacaaAATGCAGGATACAGCGCCATAGCTAGCTTAGGTGCTTCTTTCGGATTTTCCAGTCGTTACTCAGGGAAACTCAAAACAAAATCTCCACATCGGTTACCCAGTTCCCTCTCAGGGTGAGGATTCAGAGGGGAATGAAAGTCGGGTGTAACATTGAAAGAGGAGACTTAATAAGGGTCCGGCTAGGTTAGAAACAGCTTCTCTAGGGAGATCAGAGTACAGGGTATCATTGGGCAGAAATGATAACTTAAGATAACTTAACTGAACCTTAAGATCTCAGAGTCACTAGCTCACGGAGACGGTTCAGTGCTGAGGTTTGTTAAGAGTTAAGAATCAGTGCCTACCAGGTCCATCAAAGGTGTTGGAGCAGTATGGGCTTTGGCGGCCATGGAAGGAGAGGCGGATATCCGCAGAACCAGCCTTCACCTCCCGGAAGGTCAGGGGGGTCACGTTGCTCCAGTACGTAAAGGCTTGATGCAGGGCTGCCCGGGCTCTGGGGGGTGAGAGTGTGGAAGGCAGGTTCAAGATGCGGAATGTTAAGTGCTTCTTTCTCCAGCGACCTGGTTAAGGGACCAGAAAGTAAGTTAGAGACACAACCAGGAGAGCCTCTCAGGGTGAGGGTACTCGCTGCACTCCTTAGCAGGTTACTTAGTAAGTATTGAACACTTCAGGCTGTTCCGATGCTACCCACACTCAGAGCCAgggctccttctccttcccttcccaggctCAGTCCTCACCCAGAAGCAGGTATTTAAGGGTCTTCTGGTTGAAGGGATCCTCCAGACCGCAGCGGGGCTGTTTCATACGAGCCCTTGTGCCATCATCCATCCGGCCTGAAACTGGCAGGTCGGATGCTTCTTGGAAAGctctagaaagagagagagagagccggcggtggtggtgcacgcctttaatcccagcactcaggaggcagaggcaggcagatctctgtgagttcaaggctagcctggtctacaaagctagttccaggacaggctccaaagctacagagaaaccctgtctcaaaaaaaccagaaaggaaggaaggaaggaaggaaggaaggaaggaagagaaagagagagagagagagagagagagagagagagagagagagagagagagaggaaggaaggaaggaaggaaggaaggaaggaaggtccaTGTATGTAGGTGGATCTGGAATGGCTAGAAATTGGGGATAGCTCTTTGGCCTCCTGGTTCCCAAAGTAGTGATAAAGAAAAGACTAACCCAAAGTCTTTAAAGCTGAAAGGGCAGGCACTCCAGCCTCTAGTGCTCACAACCGGGGCTCTGCCTTCTAGTCTGTAGAGATGGGGCACCCGTTCTACTTCTCTGCATCCTCAGAATCTCCTGCGGAACACTGGCCTGAAGTCCagccttcctcccccttcctcacttTCTGGTCTAGCCGATCACTCCCTGGCCACCCTCTGGGAGTCACCCTGCACAGCTGCTGTGCTGCCATCTGAGGTCCTACTCACTTCAGCCGGCCAAGGTAGCCAGTACTTCAGTGGGTAGCCAGCCCACACTGGGGCAGCCTCATCCACCTATGACCTGGCATAGgaccataaagaaaaagaataccatAACAAAAATTAGCAGAATGTAAAGGAACACAGAATAGAAATAATGAATTAAACATcagtgttttttaatatttatttatttattttgtatacaatattctgtctgtgtgtgtgcctgcaggccacaagagggcaccagaccctattacagatggttgtgagccaccatgtggttgctgggaattgaactcaggacctttggaagagcaggcaatgctcttaacctctgagccatctctccagccccctaaacaTCAGTGTTtatcctgcatgtatgtaagtataccacatgtgtgtactgcctacagaagtcagaaaagagcattggatccccttgaactggagtcgtagatgattgtgagctgccatgtgggtgctaggaaccaaacctggctcCTCCACGATAGCAGTCAGtgaccttaaccactgagccatctctccagccttgttttgctttgttttttgaggcaaggacTGGCTAGGTATGCATAATGACTcatcctgtgatcccagcactttcaaggatgaagcaggaggattaggaggtcaaggtcatcctcactaCATCGTaggttcaagaccaacctaggctacatgagaccctgtctcaaaaaatcaaaatcgggagccggagagatggctcagcagttaagagaatttgTTCAGagcacccaggttcaattccaagcatcgacatggtggttcacaaccaacCTTAACTCCAGTTGTGGGGGGGggcggtctggtgccctctcttgACCAgcttgggcaccaagcatgcacatggcacacatacatacttgcataaataaaataaataaactttaaaaaattacatcgagacacaggcaggcagatctctatgagttcgaggccagcctggtctacaagagccagttccagtgagatagctcagtgggtaaagggcttactgccaagcctgactacaTAAACTCAATTCCTAGGATCCACGAGTGAAGGACTCCAAattctcttctgatctccaaatatGTCCCATAGGACGTGTGCACAcccacccataaataaataaatgcaataagaaACTTTAAATCAAGCAACCCTAACTAAACTCAGTGGGTTACAAAGACAATAGAGGagggtcttgttggaggaagagatttaggagaaatggaagggaagagagagggtgaTAGGGTGAAAACAACcaatgcacacaacacacacacacgtacacacatgcacacatgtatgtgcacacatgaacatacgaacacacacatgcatgcgtgcatacatgcatgtatatgtgaaattatcaaaaatcactttaaaatgtaAGGACAAGGCGCCTAGctcagcatggtggctcatgccagtAACTGTAGCATaatagaggctgaggcagcaagaTTGCCAGGAGTTCCAAGTCAATCtaagctacagtgtgagacccagctcaaaaagtaataataaaaatcaaaaacaaagactCATCGtgtggtccaggctagcctccagtcTTTTGCTAAAATGTTTGttcttggccaggcagtggtggcacacgcctttaatcccagcacttgggaggcagacgcagatgaatctctgtgagttcgaggccagcctggtctacagagcaagttcgagaacaggctccaaagctacgaagaaatcctgtcttgaaaaacaaacaaacaaaaatcaaaccaaaacaaaatatacatatattgttcTTAACTGgttggtgatggcacatgcctttaatcccagcactcgggagacagaagcaggaagatctctatgagttcgaggccagcctgatctacagagccaattccaggacagctggggatcCCCAGAGGGATCCTTTCtctgggggaagaaaacaaagattttcattcttttgtatgtTTCTATATGAGTAAGTGTTGTTTACATATGTTCATGTGtccaaggaagccagagagagcatcagctcctctggagctggagccacaggagactgtgagcttcctgatgttggtgttggtcctctggaagagcaacaagcactcctaactgctgagccaccttccaGGATGccatcttcttcccttctccctttttttttgtttttttgttttttgttttttgtttttcgaggcagggtttccctgtagtttctagaacctgtcctggaactagctcttgtagaccaggctggcctcgaactcagagatctgcctgcctctgcctccccgagtgctgggattaaaggcgtgcgccaccaccgcccggctcccttctccctttttaaggtagagtctcactgtgtagccctagttggcctagaactctctatgtagtccaggctggcctcaaactcgcagagatctgcctgcctctgtctcctgagtgctggggtcctggaactaaaggtgtggcCCATCACACCTAACTCGTCTCCAACTTTTAATGCTTGTCTTTGCCACTCCGGGGCTGAGATCagagctgtgtgccaccacacctgacctgtGGCTCCTCATCCTGCTTCTCCACCTCACCTCACATTCCACCATCCTGAGTAACATTACCATCCTGCAGATCCCTGCTGTGGATTAGGGTCCAGCAGGGGCGggcctggggagaggggagaactTGACACACTTCGTGACCTGAGAGCCTCACCTTAGGGCCTCTGTGATATCTTCTAGACTGAAGTCATCAGCTCCTTCTAGAGGTTTCTGTAGATATCCATACTGCAACAGATAATCCTATAATGGCAGAGAGGTTGAAAGAGGGTTAGTCTCAGGGCAAAGCTTCCAAGTGACCTGAGCATGTCAAGAAGAAGCTGAGCATGAGGGCTctcgcctttaatgccagcacttgggaagcagaagcaagcagatgtctgtgagttcaaggccagcctggtctacataatgagttccagaccaggcagGGCTCCTTAGTGGACCCTGTCTTAAACGAACAATTCAAATGACCTAACAGACCCATCAGGAGAGAAGGGGACAGATATGGAAGAACTAAAAGAATGCTGAGGGGCCTCAGATGGAACAGGGAAAGAGCAGGAGGTGGGTAACGTAGATCAGGATACAGAGCACATGGGGAGAGACAGGTAACTTGTAGGGCAAGAGGAATACCTAGAGAAGACAATAGCTGGGTAATCCCTGTCATTCCCATGGCCAGAGGACTCACCAAGACTGCCTCCTTCTCTGTTGGCCCCAGAGCCCGGCCTGAGACTGTCAGGGCAAGTAGGAAGCTCAGCCACAACTGTTGCCAGTCCATGGTGCCAGCAGATAAGAGCTCCAGAGGCTGCCTGGGCCCTCTGACCTGAGACTTCTGGGAGCCTGGAGGAGCTGGGGCTAGGCAGGGGACTCTTACCTCCAGGTCTTCTCTGTCAGCCTCTGGTCCTCTTTATAAACCTTCAACTGAGGAGAGCAGTGGGAGGTGACTCAGCCCAGAAAGATGTTGCAACTCCCTTAACTCCTGCCCTACCAAAGGACAGAAGCCAAAAGAGCCCCTAACAACGCCTCCCCCAGAGCCCTCTGCTGGAGACCACGTGACTTTCTGTACCTCTCCGGTCACTGGGTCTGTCTCCTGGTATGGTGAAAGCCAGGTCTCTAGAGAGACTAGGATAGGACCAGGGCTGCCCCCTAGAGTTGGACATCCCGGCTCCTCAGGGATTTGGAGCGAGCAAATCTCTCAGTTTCACGTTTCCCTTTGCTCCTAACAAGGAAAAATCAATaagcaggaagaggcaggaggcaaCAGAGGCAGCATGAATTCCAGATGAAGGGGTCAAAGGTGAGATCTGCTtctttggttttgctgttgtttgataCAGCATCTCTCTACAaatccctggctgtccaggaaatccccatgcagaccaggctggcctggtactcagaGAGCCACCTTGCCCAACTTTGAGATCTGTTTCTTTGCAACTAAAATCAAGTTAAGCCAGAATATAGCTAGCTTTGtggtccaggctgaccttcacCTCTACGACAaggtttcttaaacatttttcacTTGTGACTCTTTTTGTTACAGGGACTGGAGacctggctcagcagtcaagagagcttgctgctcttgtagagaggCCCCAAGTTCTGCTCCCACCACCAAGGCCACTTCCACAAGACTGTACACAAATGGCATTACACAAACATATgaatttcctttgtctttttgttttgttttgctttgctttgctttgatttcaagacagggtttctctgtgtagccctggctttcccggaactcactctgtaaatcaggctggcctctaactcaaattcagagattcccctgcctctgcctcccgagtactgggattaaaggcatgagccaccaccacccagttcaaaaaataaatcttaaactggAAGATGGTGTCAtgttcctttaaccccagcacttgggaggcagggggagtctctgtaagttcaaggacagcctggtccacagagcaagttccaggacagctagggctatgcagagaaaccctgtctcaaaaaaccaaataaataaatctgaaaataggTATACAACTAAAacatttactgaaaataaatcataaatactACTATTTTAGAACAGCTATTTGGTTATTTGGTGTGCATGTAAcgtttaccatttattaaagacaaaagcagagCTGGGGTGATGGTTCAGCTGGTATGCTTTCTACACAAGTATGAAAACTTGAATTAGGTGCCTAATCCCCACCTCAGAGTCAGGCATGGCTGTTCAaatctgtaaccccagcgctgggAGGCAGGTGAACCTTGGAGATCACTGGACAGTCAATTCAACGGAAATATGgagttccaggtttagtgagaccttgccttCAAGAACAAAAGTATGGTAGAGCGCTAGAGCGCTAACAAGACGGCTCGGCGAGTAAAGAcgttgctgccaagcctgatgatccgagttcagttcctgaggcccacatggcggaaggagaaaactgattttttgttttgtttttgttttttgaaacagggtttctctgtagcttttggagactgccctggaactagctcttgtagaccaggctggcctcgaactcacagagatccgcctgcctctgcctcccgagtgctgggattaaaggcgtgcgccaccaccgcctggcgagaaAACTGATTCTTAGATATTGTCCTTTGACTTTCACACATGCATGATGGCATGAACACTATCCCCTCCACACGTGTGCGATGGCATGAACACTATCCCTTCCACACGTGTGCGATGGCATGAACACTATCCcctctacacacatgtgtaaTGGCATGAACACTATCTcctttacacacatacaaactaaataataaaaaaaaattttaaaattaagatgagCCAGGCAGAGTAGCACATGGATTTCTGAGAAGTCAGCCTAGTCTGtgttgcaagttccaggccagctagggctaccgATCCCCTCAAAACAGTGGAAATATATAGAAGACACCTGATATAAACCCCTCATATAAGAGAGAATGCACCATGACATCCCGCCATGAATTAAAGCAAATTTACATATTCATAAGAGAGATGTATTTGTTTTCGCAAAAGTAATTGTCTTCACTGATGTTTGGTAAGTGCATCTTCAGTCTTTTTCAGAGtcgatggatttttttttctgtgtatgtgggttttttaatcttttaatattattttatgtgtatgggtgtttggtctGATTATATGTcatgcaccatgtgcatataATGCCcacagaaggcactggatcccctaggaactagagttacataaGATTATAAGCCACCTGTGATTTGGCCTCTGAAAGTGCCAAATCCTAGCCACTAGACCACCAGGGAcaccccaggtcctctgaaagaacaaacaATACCCttcgttttattttgttttttgttttgttttttgagacaagttttctcttgGTGCGggactacacccacattcccaaaaaatggactatggatattttcctttgtttaaaaaaagtggggggggatggtgcgggacaattctatattctatcaattatgttttaaataaacactgattgaccagtaaccagacaggaagtagaggtagggcaatgagaacaggagtattctgggaagaaggaagctctttctgcagtcctgtccagacactgaagaagcaggatgtgacctgcctcgctgaaaaggtaccgagccatgtggctagtaTATATTAGGATAATGGGCTTAGGataatgtaagagttaataagaagcctgagctagtgggccaatcagtttatagctaatgcagactctctgtgtgatttctttggggctaaactgctgagggaactgggcaggacagaaaccctaacaagcaagccctcatgttacattccCTGTGTACTTTTGGAACCTtttctggaactcgttctgtagaccaggctggcctcgaactctcagagatctgcttgcctctacctcccaagtgctgggattaaaggcgagtgctACTACCCACTATATGCAGGAGCGTTGCAGGTGTAACAGcacacagaagtgtgtgtgcCGTCTGTTCAGAgccaaggctgcagtgaagcACGCTTTGAATCCACCACACACTTGATTTGTACATAAAAGTGGGTTATTGTATGTTCAGAAACCTTTGTCACtacgtttttttgttttgctttgtttcttttatcttgttgtgttgtgtttttctcCTGTTGCTTTCACTGGTGTAACTAGGAGTTGTGAAGTCTAGTTTAAGAATCTGCTGCAGGTGACGATGGTGctggcatttaatcccagcactccggaagtagaggcagatggatctctaaattagaggccagcctggtctacagagagatttccaggacggccagggctacgctgagaaaccctgtcttgaggttggggtggggggatgcTTATGCTGAGCATTTAATTAAGCTAGACTCGGGACGAGGGTAGCAGAGGCTCAGAGAATGGCCCCCTGCTGCCCTCAGAGTCCTGAAATAATCTGAGGCACCAGGAAGAGGGGGCCTGGGTGCCGGGCAGTGTTAGGCGACATGTTGTGAAGGTAGTGGCTTTGTGATGCAGCTGACTGAGAAGGTTGGCTTGAGTTGACCTTTGAAGGCTGCCTAAGAGGGAACAAAAGATTACAGAGAAACAGAGGCGGGAATGAGAGCACAGAGCGAGAGCAGTGAGTGTTTCTGCAGTATAGTGGTTGTGGTGCTCACGCCACAGAGCTGAGGACATGCTGTGCTAAGTCTGATGGGTCAGACCGAATGGTTCACCACAGCTTACGAGCACCTACCTCAAGCTATCTCCGCACTTTAGACTATGTAGAAGATCCTAGTAGATGAACGGCTGAGGGTAGTGACAGAGTCAGCGCTTAGAAAGGGCCTCCAGCGCTGTGTGGAAAAGGGGAAGAGGTTACAGTAAAATTGCTAGATACAGCAAGGGGTGGTGGCACGGCGCATAGCTTCAATCCCAGCCCTCGAAgtacagaggcagttggatctccatgagttcaaggccagcctggtctacagcgtgagttccaggacaaccagggctactcagagaaaccctgtctcgaaacaaaacaaaacaaaacaaaaaaactagacaCTTTGGGTCTGGGGTTCTAGCTCAGTTTGTAGATTGTTGCCTAATATGCAGCGATCCCTAAGTCCCCTCCTCAGTATTGTACAAataaggtgtggtggcacgtacCTATAATATTAGTACTTAGGAGTTAAAGGAAGATCaaaaggtcaaggtcatccttaattATGTaagaagttctaggccagctttggttatgaaaccctgtctcaaatttttttaaataaataattagatcGATTGAAAGCTATATGTCTTATTACTGTGAAGGAAGAATTATTCCAATCTTTGGGGAATAGGggcacatggtggcacatgcctttaatcccaatactaaggaggcagaagcgggAAGATctgtatgagtttgaggcctcTTGGTCTACCAAGGaagatcaagttcaaggccagccagggctgtgtataGAGACCCTGTGTgtttgagagaaaggaaggaaggaaagaggaaggaagagcagagggaactgtagatgactcagtggttaagagcattgactattctttcagaggacccaggtttgagtcccagtaccACAGGGTAACTtataactatctgtaattccagttccaggggatccaaatcCCTCTTCTGGTACCTAAATACACCACACCAAGCAGCCACGTGGTGCTCAGACATAatcataggcaaaacactcatacacataaaattaaaatagaaatgtgggatattcctttacactgtgtgaatatatgtcactgtggcGGTTTAATGAAAAAGTTGATTGgtcgatagctaggcaggatttccagggcagagagaatgctgggaagaagggccaAGTCAGAGAAGTTGCCATTGAGGCGTGGAGAGCAAACAGGAGGTGTGAGATGAGAGAGAGGTAATGCCACGTGACGGaatgtagataaatagaaatgggttaatttaagttgtaagagctagttagtaataagcttgagctatcaACCAAGTCTTTATAGTTAATAAGCCcctgtgtagttatttgggacAGATTGCCAGGACACAAAGAAACTGCCtacatataaatgttttaattttaaaaaggagagaggtgGAACTTGCTGTATGGCTTAGGCTGGCCCTAGACTTCGGGGCTCAAATGATCTGCTGTCATTTCCAGAACTGAGGCTACCGGAACTGTCACCCTAGCCTTTTGTTTACCtagatattaattttttaattaattaaattgattAATTCTTGAAATtacattgtggtgtgtgtgtgtgtgtgtgtgtgtgtgtgtgtgtgcgcgcgcaggAAAGCcggtgaaggtcagagaacagccttcAGGAGTCCATTCTCTCGTTCCACTGTGGATTCCGAGGGTGTAACTCAGGCTTCTGCTTCACACCCAACATCTCAGCAGCACTGGCGAGCATGTTATAGGAGGAAACGGAGTGCCTGAGAGGGAGGTTTGAGTGAGGGAAGCTCGAGCAAGGCCATAGAGAACCTCACTGGCCCGTTATCAAATtctggttctctttttttttttttttttttggtttttcaagacagggtttccctgtagtttctagagcctgtcctggaactagctcttgtagaccaggctggcctcgaactcagagatccgcctgcctctgcctcccgagtgctgggattaaaggcgtgcgccaccaccgcccggccaaattcTGGTTCTCTAACAGGCTCTTCCACACACCACGTGAACTCTTGAGTTTTGATCCAGccctttggtttttggttttttgttttttgagatgaggtcccattgtgtagttctggctggcctggaactctgggaCTACAGGTTTGTACTACCATCCCTGGCCAACACTGCATCCTGAGTCTCCCCATTTGAGACGCACGCCCTCATATCCTGATGACATGTGGGGACACTCAGCAATGTAACAATGAGGAAGAGCAAGCACATCCATCATTTTGGATgcacaggggtgggggaaaggtCGAATTCTTGTTCTTGGTAGTTCCTCATTTCTGGGCCATTCCTTTTCTCTGGGACATCACAAGGGAACCCTCATACCccagaatgggggtggggaataCTCCTGACTAATTGTTGCCCATGACCCAGCACCCAGATGGGTAAGAACTGAGTGACTAAGTCCCAGTTGTGACAGAAAGGGCACACAGAGAGCCTCAGGGGGGGTCTCATCAGGCTCGGTACACCCAGGAAATGATGGCATGTGGGGACCAGCTATAGCCCCTCAGGACCCCTCCacatccctcttctctctctttctggtccTCACCATGTTACTCACTGTGGCTTTGGACGGCCTAAGAAGTACAACCACATTCCAGAAACCAAAGAGCCAGGCACGGTTAGAATAGCAGTGGAAGCTGCCAACCGTTTTCTTCCTTTAGGTCTCAGTGTGTTATATCATCACCTCTTCACCGCAAAGAAGTAAGTCTCTAATGAGCTGTGCAGGCAGCTCAGCGAGGAAACATCCGTGTCACAGCCTCCAGTGACATCTGCACAtcgcaaacaaacacaaaccctgGCACCGGGAGCTGCAGGCAGGGTCTGCGTGCAAGGGCATGATGACTAACCCTGCTACCTCTTGGTGTCATGACCACCCCTGCCAACAGCCCCCACTGCTGAGCCAGACTGACCCTGCTTTTGTCCGCCTCTGAATTTGTCATTTTTCACTGGGGGAGTTTCGGGAATGTGTGTGAAGGGTTACGGCTTGTGGTAAGCCTGTTCTAAAAAGGGAAGCTGGTTTTCAGAGAAGGAACTCCATCCTCTTGTTTGTTCTCTTCCTGTAAACTGGTGTCTCTCGATATATCCACAGACTATGGTGGAAGACTTTTATATAGatggctttggtttgtttttgttttgtttcctttttatttatgtatttatttattttaaagatttatttatttattatgtacacattatTCTACCTGCATGTACCCTGAAGGCCAGGAGCtaattacggatggttgtgaaccaccatgtggttgaactcaggacctctggaagagcagccagtgctcttaacctctgagccatctctccagccccttgttttcttagtatagtttttttttttaactaaacagTATTAGAGGGCAATAAGAAGACTTCTGGGAGTATTTTCTATTGACCAAAGGTCATGGGCTATGGGC
Proteins encoded:
- the Mmp19 gene encoding matrix metalloproteinase-19 isoform X1, translating into MDWQQLWLSFLLALTVSGRALGPTEKEAVLDYLLQYGYLQKPLEGADDFSLEDITEALRAFQEASDLPVSGRMDDGTRARMKQPRCGLEDPFNQKTLKYLLLGRWRKKHLTFRILNLPSTLSPPRARAALHQAFTYWSNVTPLTFREVKAGSADIRLSFHGRQSPYCSNTFDGPGKVLAHADIPELGSVHFDRDELWTEGTYRGVNLRIIAAHEVGHALGLGHSRYTQALMAPVYAGYQPYFKLHPDDVAGIQALYGKKSPETEDEKEEIEIPTVSPVTTEPSPMPTPCSTELDATMLGPRGKTYAFKGDYVWTVTDSGPGPLFRVSALWEGLPGNLDAAVYSPRTGWIHFFKGNKVWRYVGFKMSPGFPMKFNRVEPNLDAALYWPVNQKVFLFKGSGYWQWDELTRTDFSRYPKPIKELFTGVPDQPSAAMSWQDGQVYFFKGKQYWRLNQQLRVAKGYPRNITHWMHCNPQTPDMSSLTGDITPSTTDSILDTTPSTTDSILDTIPSATDSVVLSSPATVTPRGA